One part of the Bacillus sp. FJAT-27916 genome encodes these proteins:
- a CDS encoding cation diffusion facilitator family transporter yields MRELFTMLKKGNVSAFMAAIVNFIISVIKGTAYIFTGNVALFAETLHSLGDAANQFFVFIGSALSKKAPTGRFPNGFGRLVNLVLLGAVLIVGIMSYETIKEGYLHIIDPTESSYFLVSLGVLFISVVLESFVLLKAMREIMHETGEEVQGISYIYKSFSRFKDAKPATRLVFLEDLVATSGGLLAIIAIIISHYTPFHAAEGLASIMIGLLMLIVVGKVFLDNAAGALGEADEVMEQYIGDKVINEQGIRDVQDVVVIKEGEDFHVEVSVEIDPSMTVAEMDDIKDRLKEKLLQEKGVVDVLVDFDEDDGVRTWKKSSKPLEEIYEK; encoded by the coding sequence ATGAGAGAATTATTCACCATGTTAAAAAAAGGAAATGTAAGTGCGTTTATGGCGGCAATTGTTAACTTCATCATCTCCGTTATTAAAGGAACGGCCTACATTTTTACCGGAAATGTGGCATTGTTTGCAGAGACGCTTCACAGCTTAGGAGATGCCGCTAATCAATTTTTCGTATTCATCGGTTCTGCCCTTTCGAAAAAGGCACCGACAGGGAGATTTCCCAATGGATTTGGGCGTCTGGTCAATTTAGTGCTTCTTGGTGCCGTTCTAATTGTAGGGATCATGTCTTATGAAACGATTAAAGAAGGATACCTTCATATTATCGATCCGACAGAATCTAGTTATTTTCTTGTCAGTTTAGGGGTCTTGTTCATCAGCGTCGTTCTTGAGTCTTTCGTTCTGTTGAAGGCGATGCGCGAGATTATGCATGAGACCGGTGAAGAGGTACAGGGGATTTCGTATATTTACAAGAGCTTTAGCAGGTTCAAGGATGCTAAACCAGCTACAAGGCTTGTTTTTCTAGAGGATTTGGTCGCAACAAGCGGCGGTCTTTTGGCCATTATTGCTATCATCATTTCACACTATACTCCGTTTCATGCAGCAGAGGGTCTGGCCTCCATCATGATTGGGCTTCTTATGCTGATTGTTGTCGGGAAGGTTTTCCTTGATAATGCTGCGGGTGCGCTCGGTGAGGCAGATGAGGTGATGGAGCAATATATAGGGGATAAGGTAATCAATGAACAGGGTATCAGAGATGTACAGGATGTTGTGGTCATCAAAGAGGGCGAGGATTTCCATGTGGAAGTCAGCGTAGAGATTGATCCTAGTATGACCGTGGCAGAAATGGATGATATTAAAGATCGTTTGAAGGAAAAGCTTCTTCAGGAAAAAGGCGTTGTAGATGTATTGGTTGATTTTGATGAGGATGATGGAGTCCGTACATGGAAGAAATCGAGTAAACCGCTTGAAGAAATCTATGAGAAATAA
- a CDS encoding oxidoreductase, translated as MGKKKKALIIGATGLVGNELLHRLLDSDLYGHVTALVRRPMGLANPKLHERIIDFDNMESMASEFAVDEVFCCLGTTIKKAGSKEAFRKVDYEYPLKAAELAKAQGVSQYLVISAIGANPETKVFYSRVKGELESALITLQFDSLQLIHPSLLLGKRDEFRTAEALSGWLSPVFSPLLRGRLARFKPIKAEEVAAAMVQIAADSEKGTNIYEWPELHEAAKRNP; from the coding sequence TTGGGGAAGAAGAAAAAGGCGTTGATTATTGGGGCCACAGGTTTGGTGGGGAATGAACTTTTACATAGATTGCTTGATTCAGATTTGTATGGCCACGTAACCGCACTCGTCCGTCGTCCGATGGGTCTTGCGAATCCAAAGCTCCATGAGCGAATCATTGATTTTGACAATATGGAGTCAATGGCGAGTGAATTTGCAGTAGATGAGGTGTTTTGCTGCCTCGGCACTACCATCAAGAAGGCCGGATCAAAGGAGGCTTTTCGGAAGGTCGATTATGAGTATCCATTAAAGGCAGCTGAGTTAGCGAAGGCACAAGGAGTGAGTCAATACTTGGTCATTTCAGCCATTGGGGCAAATCCTGAGACAAAGGTTTTCTATTCAAGGGTGAAGGGGGAGCTTGAGAGTGCTTTAATTACTCTGCAATTTGATTCCTTGCAGCTCATACATCCTTCCTTGCTTCTTGGAAAAAGAGATGAATTCCGTACAGCAGAAGCATTGAGCGGATGGTTAAGCCCTGTGTTTTCCCCTCTTCTACGAGGAAGGCTTGCTAGATTTAAGCCGATTAAGGCAGAGGAAGTTGCAGCAGCTATGGTTCAAATCGCTGCTGATAGTGAAAAAGGAACTAATATATATGAATGGCCGGAGCTTCATGAAGCGGCAAAGAGAAACCCATAA
- the cydC gene encoding thiol reductant ABC exporter subunit CydC yields MKKTLSPLAIMKNSWIRPYLSENKGLLALVLILGTGTFFSAGALMFTSGYLISESATLPENILLVYVPIVLVRLFGVSRPAFRYAERLSGHSMVLKILSRMRVRLYKALEPNALDFRSRFKTGDLLGVLADDIEHLQDVYIKTIFPAVISVLLYVMIVLGLGYFSIPFALFMLLLLFVLVILFPLVSLLATHARHAKMKDARNGLYQLLTDAVMGAGDWMISGRQADFIQRYEQDERKMDEIEAQLTKFQRSRNLLFHLVILIIIIGMACWISLSVEAGRFEPSWIAAFVLVVFPLIDAFAPLSDAVSQIPSYQSSLDRMNALQEQKPAETHDQVKSSTLKEANSLPIQFHDVTFSYDNGALPVLRNLSLFIQAGEKVALLGKSGTGKSTLAKLILAAYAPQKGIITLGGQPVNELGDLSSVVSVLQQKPHLFDTTVMNNIRLGNPGATDEEVIEAAKQVHIHDYISSLPKGYETRMHELGSRFSGGERQRIALARILLQNTPIVILDEPTVGLDALTERQLLKTIFDTLRAKTIIWITHHLAGAESMDRILFLEDGTISMDGSHTELMQTNETYQSLYRLDMPEL; encoded by the coding sequence ATGAAAAAGACATTATCCCCGCTAGCGATTATGAAAAATTCATGGATTCGCCCCTATTTGAGCGAGAATAAAGGGCTCCTTGCGCTAGTACTTATTCTTGGAACAGGAACATTCTTCAGCGCGGGTGCCCTTATGTTTACATCAGGCTATTTAATTTCAGAATCTGCAACCCTTCCTGAGAATATTCTCTTGGTTTATGTACCAATCGTGCTTGTCAGGCTGTTTGGGGTATCACGCCCTGCATTCCGCTATGCAGAGCGATTGAGCGGCCATAGTATGGTTTTGAAGATACTCTCCCGTATGCGCGTCCGTCTCTATAAAGCACTGGAACCAAATGCCCTGGATTTCCGTTCCCGCTTCAAGACTGGCGACCTGCTGGGCGTGCTTGCAGATGATATTGAACATTTACAGGATGTCTATATCAAAACGATTTTCCCAGCCGTGATCAGTGTGTTGTTGTATGTCATGATTGTATTAGGGCTTGGCTATTTCTCCATCCCATTCGCTTTATTTATGCTGCTGTTGCTATTTGTCCTAGTCATCCTATTCCCGCTTGTCTCCCTTCTGGCCACACATGCCCGTCATGCGAAAATGAAGGACGCCAGAAATGGTCTCTATCAATTATTGACCGATGCTGTCATGGGTGCAGGAGACTGGATGATCAGCGGCAGACAGGCTGATTTCATTCAACGGTATGAACAGGATGAAAGAAAAATGGATGAGATTGAAGCCCAGCTTACGAAATTTCAGCGCAGCCGCAACCTTCTTTTTCACCTTGTCATCCTCATCATTATTATTGGGATGGCCTGCTGGATTTCCTTGAGCGTTGAAGCTGGCCGATTTGAGCCAAGCTGGATTGCCGCCTTTGTCCTGGTCGTCTTCCCGCTCATTGATGCATTCGCTCCGCTTTCTGATGCGGTCAGTCAAATTCCGAGCTATCAAAGCTCTTTAGACAGGATGAATGCCCTGCAGGAGCAGAAGCCGGCAGAAACTCATGATCAAGTGAAGAGCAGTACACTGAAAGAGGCAAATTCTTTACCTATTCAGTTTCATGATGTCACCTTCTCCTATGACAATGGTGCTTTACCTGTCTTAAGGAATTTATCCCTTTTTATTCAAGCAGGAGAAAAAGTCGCTTTGCTTGGGAAGAGCGGAACAGGCAAAAGTACATTAGCCAAATTAATTTTAGCGGCCTATGCACCGCAAAAAGGGATCATCACACTTGGTGGTCAGCCAGTCAACGAGCTTGGAGATCTCTCAAGTGTTGTGTCAGTCTTACAGCAAAAACCGCATTTATTCGATACAACCGTCATGAATAACATCCGCCTTGGCAATCCCGGTGCTACGGATGAGGAAGTCATTGAGGCAGCTAAACAAGTTCATATACATGACTATATCTCTTCCCTGCCTAAAGGATATGAGACAAGAATGCATGAGCTTGGCAGCCGGTTTTCCGGGGGAGAAAGACAGCGAATTGCGCTTGCCCGCATTCTTCTTCAGAATACACCAATCGTTATCCTGGATGAACCGACAGTTGGACTCGATGCCCTAACAGAAAGGCAGCTATTGAAGACGATCTTTGATACCCTTCGAGCGAAAACCATCATTTGGATTACCCACCATCTGGCAGGGGCTGAGAGCATGGATCGTATCCTTTTCCTTGAAGATGGTACAATCAGCATGGATGGCTCACATACAGAGCTCATGCAAACAAATGAGACCTATCAGAGCCTGTATCGATTGGATATGCCGGAATTATAG
- the cydD gene encoding thiol reductant ABC exporter subunit CydD yields the protein MTRDILNLKGIKGTFVFLFALSLLQGAAIIMQAVMLSRAITNLFNGEKLSDQFLPFLLFASAYLARQVMVFFRDKWMERFASDSGTAIRRELLDKIFSLGPKFTQKEGTGNLVTMALEGVTQVETYLKLFLPKMMNMLLIPAMIVIYMFTLNPSSAGIVILVLPILFFFMAMLGIAAKRKADKQYESYQVLSNHFVDSLRGLETLKLLGLSKDYDKNIGTVSERYRKATMSTLRVAFLSTFALDFFTSLSIAIVALFLGLNLMEGAILLGPALTILILAPEYFLPIRDFGTDYHATLDGKNSMGAIGHILAIPTEVKEQDTKSASSWSSADILSFTDLTVVHEEASRPSLQNISYSWKGYGKIGIIGASGAGKSTFIDVLGGFLAPSSCTVNRNGETMGGFHDSSWQEQILYIPQHPYLFNDTVRNNILFYTPGASEEALQSAINQAGLREIIDSLPNGLEEKIGEGARMLSGGQEQRIALARAFLDTSRKILLFDEPTAHLDIETEYELKANMLPLFDDHLVFFATHRLHWMKDMDQIIVLDKGKIVETGTHEDLMAQRGHYYQLVQIQSGKMEAIK from the coding sequence ATTACAAGAGACATTCTTAACTTAAAGGGCATTAAAGGGACATTCGTCTTCCTCTTTGCCCTCTCCCTCCTGCAGGGAGCTGCCATCATTATGCAAGCCGTTATGCTTTCGCGTGCAATCACGAATCTTTTCAACGGGGAGAAACTGAGCGATCAGTTCCTTCCCTTCCTTTTATTTGCGTCTGCTTATTTAGCAAGACAGGTCATGGTCTTTTTCCGCGATAAATGGATGGAACGCTTCGCATCTGATTCCGGAACGGCCATTCGCCGGGAATTACTTGATAAGATTTTCAGTCTCGGGCCTAAATTCACACAGAAGGAAGGAACAGGGAACCTGGTGACAATGGCACTTGAAGGGGTCACTCAAGTGGAGACATACCTGAAGCTATTTCTTCCTAAAATGATGAATATGCTGTTAATACCCGCGATGATTGTCATCTATATGTTCACATTAAACCCCTCCTCCGCTGGTATTGTCATTCTTGTACTTCCAATCCTGTTCTTCTTCATGGCCATGCTCGGAATTGCCGCGAAGAGGAAGGCGGATAAACAGTATGAATCCTATCAGGTTCTCTCCAATCACTTCGTTGATTCATTAAGAGGACTTGAAACGCTGAAGCTTCTCGGCTTGAGCAAGGATTACGACAAGAATATCGGAACAGTCAGTGAACGATATCGCAAAGCAACGATGAGTACTTTACGTGTCGCCTTCCTGTCTACCTTTGCCCTTGATTTCTTCACCTCCCTATCCATTGCGATTGTTGCCCTGTTCCTTGGTTTAAATCTAATGGAAGGTGCGATTTTGCTGGGACCTGCACTGACCATCCTGATTTTGGCACCGGAATATTTCCTGCCTATCCGAGATTTCGGAACAGACTACCATGCCACCCTAGACGGCAAAAACAGCATGGGAGCCATCGGACATATATTGGCGATTCCGACCGAGGTGAAGGAGCAAGATACGAAAAGTGCTTCTTCCTGGTCATCTGCAGATATCCTATCCTTCACTGATTTGACGGTCGTTCATGAAGAAGCAAGCCGCCCATCTCTTCAAAATATCTCCTATTCCTGGAAGGGCTATGGGAAGATTGGCATCATTGGAGCAAGCGGTGCCGGCAAGTCAACCTTCATTGATGTTCTAGGCGGTTTCCTCGCTCCAAGCAGCTGTACAGTGAATCGGAATGGAGAGACTATGGGCGGTTTCCATGATTCTTCCTGGCAGGAGCAGATTCTCTATATTCCGCAGCACCCTTATCTGTTCAATGACACAGTGCGGAATAATATTCTCTTCTATACGCCGGGAGCAAGCGAGGAAGCTTTACAGTCCGCCATCAATCAGGCAGGACTTCGGGAAATCATTGATTCCCTGCCAAATGGTCTAGAAGAGAAAATCGGCGAAGGAGCACGCATGCTCAGCGGCGGTCAGGAACAACGGATTGCCCTAGCCCGCGCTTTCCTTGACACAAGCCGTAAGATTCTCCTTTTCGATGAACCAACGGCTCACTTAGACATTGAAACAGAGTATGAATTAAAGGCCAATATGCTGCCACTCTTTGATGACCACCTCGTATTCTTTGCTACTCACAGACTTCATTGGATGAAGGATATGGACCAAATTATCGTATTGGACAAAGGAAAAATTGTAGAGACAGGAACACACGAGGACTTAATGGCGCAGCGTGGACATTATTATCAATTAGTACAGATACAAAGCGGCAAGATGGAGGCGATTAAATGA
- the cydB gene encoding cytochrome d ubiquinol oxidase subunit II, protein MSLNELWFLLVAVLFIGFFILEGFDFGVGMSTRFLARDQRERDQLVTTIGPFWDANEVWLITAGGAIFAAFPEWYATMFSGYYLPFVLFLLALIVRGVAFEFRHKVHTKWTNLWDWMIFIGSIVPAFVLGVLFTSLVRGMPIDASANMYAGFTDYFNLYSIVGGIAMVVLCFVHGLTYIGLRTEGPIRKRAQEMLTKMYILLLVGLIAFAVLTYFSTDLFEARPVATPLFLFGAVLTTAFAYFFTGKRMEGWAFTMTTGTILFTVTMLFVGLFPRVMISSISSDFNLTIINASSSPYTLKVMTIVSLTLLPFVLGYQIWSYYVFRKRVSDSEPVGHE, encoded by the coding sequence ATGAGCTTAAATGAGTTATGGTTCTTACTTGTAGCGGTTTTGTTTATTGGTTTCTTCATTCTCGAAGGATTTGACTTCGGGGTTGGGATGTCAACTCGCTTCCTAGCCCGTGACCAAAGAGAGCGTGACCAGCTTGTGACAACAATCGGTCCTTTCTGGGATGCCAATGAGGTATGGCTTATCACAGCCGGAGGTGCCATTTTCGCCGCATTCCCTGAATGGTATGCGACAATGTTCAGCGGGTATTACCTGCCATTTGTATTATTCCTTCTCGCCTTGATTGTCCGGGGAGTAGCGTTTGAATTCCGCCATAAGGTTCATACAAAATGGACGAATTTATGGGATTGGATGATTTTCATCGGAAGCATTGTCCCTGCCTTTGTGCTAGGTGTCTTATTCACAAGCTTAGTGCGCGGCATGCCAATCGACGCTTCCGCCAATATGTATGCCGGTTTCACCGATTACTTTAATCTGTACTCCATCGTTGGCGGCATTGCTATGGTTGTTCTCTGCTTCGTACATGGCCTTACGTATATCGGACTGCGGACAGAAGGACCAATCCGTAAACGTGCGCAGGAAATGCTCACAAAGATGTACATTCTTTTGTTAGTTGGCTTGATTGCCTTTGCGGTATTGACTTATTTCAGCACAGACCTATTTGAGGCACGCCCTGTTGCTACACCGCTATTTTTATTCGGTGCTGTTCTTACAACGGCTTTTGCCTACTTCTTCACAGGCAAAAGAATGGAAGGCTGGGCCTTCACCATGACAACAGGCACCATTCTATTCACAGTCACAATGCTGTTTGTCGGGCTGTTCCCGCGTGTTATGATCAGCTCAATCAGTTCTGACTTCAACTTGACCATCATAAATGCATCCAGCAGCCCTTATACGCTTAAGGTCATGACAATCGTTTCCCTTACGCTGCTGCCATTCGTGCTTGGCTATCAAATTTGGAGCTATTATGTATTCAGAAAGCGGGTTTCTGATTCTGAACCGGTGGGTCATGAATGA
- a CDS encoding cytochrome ubiquinol oxidase subunit I yields the protein MEILDLARFQYAATTIYHFLFVPLSIGLVFLVAIMETMYFFKKKEIYLDMAKFWGNIFLIAFAVGVVTGIIQEFQFGMNWSEYSRFVGDVFGVPLAIEALLAFFMESTFIGVWMFGRNRLPRWVHLLSIWLVSIGTMLSALWILAANSFMQEPVGIAVVEGKATLVDIWAFLTNPQLLVEFPHTIFGAFATGAFVVGGISAYKLMKKKDIELFKRSFTIATVLGIVAGLGIAFTGHWQAQHLVSSQPMKMAASEGLWEDSGDPASWSLIADIDEENKTNNWSVEIPYLLSLLSYNSFSGSIEGMNTLQEQYTELYGEGDYIPPVEPVYWSFRIMTFGGGIMILLSLIGLFLIKRKTLMENAWYLKIMLGAICLPFIANTAGWIMTEIGRQPWTVMGLFTTAQSVSPNVTATDLWISIIAFLGAYTILAVVLITLIVKQVKKGPQKDAPEKPDVDLFNKEAFGQ from the coding sequence ATGGAAATTCTTGATTTAGCTCGTTTCCAATATGCTGCTACGACGATCTATCATTTCCTTTTCGTGCCGCTTTCTATCGGGCTCGTCTTCTTGGTAGCCATTATGGAAACAATGTATTTCTTTAAGAAGAAAGAAATCTACCTAGACATGGCGAAATTCTGGGGAAACATCTTCCTCATCGCCTTTGCGGTCGGTGTTGTAACAGGAATTATCCAGGAATTCCAATTTGGGATGAACTGGTCCGAATATTCTCGATTTGTCGGTGATGTATTTGGTGTACCTCTCGCCATTGAAGCACTCTTAGCCTTCTTCATGGAATCGACCTTTATTGGAGTTTGGATGTTCGGACGTAATCGTCTGCCAAGATGGGTTCATCTTCTCTCCATCTGGCTTGTATCCATTGGCACGATGCTCTCTGCCCTATGGATTCTGGCTGCGAACTCCTTCATGCAGGAGCCTGTTGGAATCGCTGTCGTTGAAGGCAAAGCAACATTAGTGGATATTTGGGCCTTTTTGACAAATCCACAATTGCTCGTAGAATTCCCTCACACGATTTTCGGTGCTTTCGCGACCGGGGCATTTGTGGTCGGCGGTATCAGTGCCTACAAGCTCATGAAGAAGAAGGATATCGAATTATTCAAACGTTCTTTTACCATTGCTACCGTTCTTGGCATTGTTGCCGGACTTGGCATTGCCTTTACTGGTCACTGGCAGGCACAGCATCTGGTTTCCTCTCAGCCTATGAAAATGGCAGCGAGTGAAGGATTATGGGAGGACAGCGGTGACCCGGCCAGCTGGTCCTTAATCGCTGATATTGACGAAGAGAATAAGACGAATAATTGGTCTGTTGAAATACCTTATTTATTAAGTCTCCTATCTTATAATAGCTTCTCCGGATCGATTGAAGGAATGAACACACTTCAAGAGCAATATACGGAACTATACGGCGAAGGAGATTATATCCCGCCTGTAGAGCCTGTCTATTGGAGCTTCCGCATTATGACCTTTGGCGGGGGAATCATGATTCTTCTATCCTTGATTGGATTGTTCTTAATTAAGAGAAAAACCCTGATGGAGAATGCCTGGTACTTGAAAATCATGCTTGGAGCCATCTGCTTGCCGTTCATTGCCAATACTGCCGGCTGGATCATGACTGAGATTGGCCGCCAGCCATGGACAGTTATGGGATTATTTACGACAGCCCAGTCTGTTTCACCGAATGTCACGGCAACGGATTTATGGATTTCTATCATCGCCTTCCTTGGGGCTTATACCATTCTTGCGGTTGTCTTAATTACCTTGATTGTGAAACAGGTCAAAAAAGGACCTCAGAAGGATGCTCCGGAAAAACCGGATGTAGATTTATTTAATAAGGAGGCCTTTGGACAATGA